The DNA window GTCGGAACGGTATACGCTGTTCGAACGTGGCAAAACACGAAAGGAAAAAGCAGTATCATTCTTGGTTCTGTGAGAACGCAATTGACCAAATGAAGTATGAGATTGCACAAGAATTTGGCGTACAGCTCGGTCCAGATACAACATCTCGTGCAAACGGTTCTGTTGGTGGTGAAATTACAAAACGTTTAGTAGCCATGGTTGAGCAACAGCTTAGCGGTGAATTCACTCATTAATTTCAACTGAAGACATAAAAGGTTACAGTACGTCTTAGTAATCATTGATACAGGCTATATAT is part of the Bacillus pseudomycoides genome and encodes:
- a CDS encoding alpha/beta-type small acid-soluble spore protein, coding for MKYEIAQEFGVQLGPDTTSRANGSVGGEITKRLVAMVEQQLSGEFTH